Proteins found in one Exiguobacterium sp. 9-2 genomic segment:
- the ahrC gene encoding transcriptional regulator AhrC/ArgR has translation MTKGQRLIKIREIITQSEVETQDELVEELRNAGYKVTQATVSRDIKELHLVKVPLNDGRYKYSLPADQRFNPLGKLRRLLGDSFISIDSAQNLIVMHVLPGNANAVAVLLDHLSWSELLGTVCGDDTILLIARSEGQAKEVTERILEML, from the coding sequence ATGACAAAGGGGCAACGGTTGATTAAGATTCGGGAGATCATCACCCAATCAGAAGTAGAAACCCAGGATGAATTGGTAGAGGAATTACGGAATGCAGGATATAAGGTGACACAGGCAACGGTATCACGAGATATCAAGGAACTCCATCTCGTGAAGGTCCCGTTGAATGATGGACGTTATAAATATAGCTTACCCGCCGACCAACGCTTCAACCCACTCGGGAAATTGCGGCGTCTGCTCGGAGATAGCTTCATCTCGATTGATTCTGCTCAAAATCTGATTGTCATGCATGTCCTGCCGGGAAATGCGAATGCAGTCGCTGTCTTACTAGACCATTTGAGCTGGAGCGAACTGCTTGGAACGGTGTGTGGGGACGATACGATCCTATTGATTGCACGAAGTGAGGGACAAGCGAAAGAAGTGACGGAACGAATTTTAGAAATGCTGTAA